The Pyxidicoccus sp. MSG2 DNA segment GCGGGCCGCATCACCTTCGGGGCGTACCGCAACGAGCACGGCGACGTCATCTTCCACATCCGCAGCCGGGCGCGTTCCGGCTCGACGTTCCACTACGTGGGGTTCGTCACCGCGGGCGAGGCCATGCAGACCAACACCTGGACGGAGTTCGTGCTGCGCGCGGCCCTCACCGCCGGAGAGGGCGTGGTGGGCGTCATCCACGCCGACACCACCCAGCTGGAGGAAGAGCCCGACGGTGCGGACCCGGAGCACGACCCGACGTTCATCGCAAAGGGAGACCAGGCACATGATTGAGTGGCGGTGGCTCTCCGGTTGGACCGAAGAGGAGCTGGTGCCCCGGCTGGACGAGGCCCGCAGGCAGGGCCGCAACTACGCTGCGGGCGCGGGGGAGATGACGCTGGAGGCGGGCTGGAGCCAGGTGCACTCCGTGGGCCTGCTGGGCCACGAGCTGCCCGGGCCGCCCCACCCCGACGGCATCTTCGAGCGCGCGCGGAAGGTGCTCGAGACCTTCGACTTCTCCGACCCGCGCATCGTCCGCTGGCACTTCTCCGCCGACGAGCCGATGCGGGGCCGCACCGTGCTGCTGGAGCTGAAGTCGCTGGGACAGAAGCTGCGCTACCTGTGCGCGGTGCGCGTGGGCGGCACGCGCCTGGAGCACGACGAGAAGAGCAGCGTCTACGGCTTCAGCTTCGAGACGCTGGACGGCCACATCGAGGCGGGACGCGAGTGGTTCCTCCTGAAGAAGGACCACCAGACGGGCGAGGTGCGCTTCCACATCGAGGCGGCCTGGCGCCCGGGTGAGTTCCCCAACTGGTGGAGCCGCTTGGGCTTCACGATGGTGGGGCGGCGCTACCAGCGCGCATGGCACCGGCTGACGCACGTGCGCCTGCGCGAGCTGACGCGGCGGCGCCCGGACCTGGTGGGGCAGCCGGCGAGCTCGGGGCAGATGGAGCACTCCGGCCACGAGCTGGAGCTGGGGCCCGTGCAGTTCTTCGCGCAATTCGCGCCCGGGCGGCAGAAGACGCAGACCGACGAGGAGGTGGAAGCCGTGCATCGAGGACAATGGTTGACTCCCCTGGGGTTGGGTGTGCTGGCGGGGATGCGGAGCATGAGCGCTCCCACGCTGGTGAGCCGGCGGCTGTCGCAGGCGCCGGGGCCGAGGACGGACCCGCTGGCGCAGGCGCTGTCGAAGCCGTGGGTGCCGAAGGTGCTGGGCGTGCTCGCGCTGGGCGAGCTGGTGGCGGACAAGCTGCCGAAGACGCCGGCGCGCGTGACGTTCCTGCCCATGGCGGGCCGTATCATCACCGGGGTGCTGGCCGGGGCCTCGTCCGTGTCGGGCCAGAAGCGGAGCGTGATGGCGCTGGCGGGAGTGCTGGGCGGCGTGGCTGCGGTGGCGTCGACCTGGGCGTTCTATTCGCTGCGCAAGGTGGCCACGACGCGCTTCAAGGTGCCCAACGTGGCGGCGGCGTTCACCGAGGATGCGCTGCTGGCGGCGCTCGCCTCGCGGCTGATGCCGGTGGTGGAGACGCGCGCGGAGTGACACCGGCCGCGGGTGTCTCCGAGGAGGGGACTCAACCGGAGGGCCGCCGCGCATCTGCTAGCGTCGGCGCTCCCATGTGTCCCCTCCTCGCGCCTTGCACATGAGCCCACCTCCCGCTGGCTGGCCGAGCCTGTCCACCTGGAGCCATGCGCTCTCACTCACGGAGCGCGCCCGCGCGCGGCAGCGCCTGCCGCCGGCCTCCGCGCCACCTCCCGAGGCGCGGGAGCGGGCCGACCGTCTCGCGGCGCGCTGGCACGGGCAGCGGCCCTTCGAAGACCCCGCGCTCTGGCACGCGCGACTCGCCGCGGACGGGCTCGACGAGCCGGGCTGGCGGGAGCTCCTCGTGGCCCGGGAGGACTGGCTTTCCGCGCAGGAGGCGCCACCGTCCTGGCTGGAGCTGCTGCAACGCGCCCATGCGGAAGCCGGGGCCGAGGCCCCCGCTCCGCCCGGGCTGCTGGCCCCCGTGGCGCCGCTGATGCGCTGGGGCCTCCATCAGCTCAGGGATGGGCTGCGGCGGCTCGCGCCCGCCGACGCTCCGCCGCGCTTCGTACCGGAGTCGGTGGAGGCCTCCCTGCTCCGCCTGCTCGAACGTCGCTTGAAGAGCCGGCTGGCCCGCACCCTCGCGCTCGAGCTGCACATCGCCGGACTCGAGGGCCGGCTCACCGGAAACACGCCCGAGGAGCGCTTCGCCAGCTTCGCCGCCAGTCTCGGCACGTCCGCGGCGGCGCTCGAGCTGCTCGGTCGCTACCCCGTCCTCGCGCGGCAGCTCACCGTCTGTGTCGGGGACTGGGTGACCTTCAGCCTCGAGGTGCTGGGGAACCTGCGGCGCGACTGGACCGCGCTGTGCGAGCGCTTCCTGCGGGAGGAGGCTCCAGGCCCGCTGCTCGAAGTCGAGGGCACCGCGGGAGACTCCCATGGAGGTGGCCGCTGCGTGCTCATGCTGCGCTTCCAGGGAGGCTTGCGGCTCGTCTACAAGCCGCGCTCGCTGGCGCTCGAGGCGGGCTTCCACGACCTGGTGCGCTGGCTCGGTCCGGACCTGGAGCCCTCGCTCCGGCCCCTCGTCGTGCTGGACCGCGGAGACCACGGCTGGGTGGAATTCGTACGGGACGCGCCCTGCGACTCCCCCGCCGGGCTGGAACGCTTCTACCTGCGCCAGGGCCTGCTGCTGGGACTCTTCCACTTCCTGTCGGCCACGGACTTCCACTACGAGAACCTCATCGCGGCCGGTGAGCAGCCGGTCCCCGTCGACCTGGAGACGCTGTTCCATCCGGCCGTGCCACGCGCTCGCGCGCCCCCTCCCGGCGATGACGGTATCGAGGAGAGCGTGCTGCGACTGGGACTGCTGCCCCAGCGCATCCTTCCCCTGGGTGGGAGCGCCGGAATCGACATCAGCGGGCTCGGCGCGACCGCGGGCCAGAAGACGCCCATGGACGTGCTCCAGCTCGTCGACGCGGGCACCGAGCGGATGCGCTTCGTCGCCTCGCCCCACCACCTGGGCACGCCGCGCAGCCGGCCCACGCTGCGGGGCGCACCCGTGGAGCTGGCCGACCATGTCGACGCCATCACCCGGGGCTTCACCCGCATCTGGCGCCTCCTCCAGCAGCGGCGGGACGCCCTGCTCGCGGCGGAGGGCCCGCTGGCCGCGCTGGCGGACGCCGAGGTCCGCCTGGTGGCGCGGCCCACGCGCGTCTACGCCAACCTCCTCTCGGAGAGCGCGCACCCGCACCACCTGCAGGATGCGATGGAGCGCGAGTGTCTCTTCGACAGGCTGTGGCTGGGAGCCGCCGACGCCCCCTTCCTCCAGGCGCTGATGGGTCCAGAGAAGGAGGACCTGGAGCGCGCCGACATCCCGCGCTTCTCCACCCGCGTGGGCTCGCGCACCGTCTGGGACAGCCAGGGCCGCCCGCTACCGGTGTCCCTCGGGGAGAGCGGCCTGGAGCGCGTGCGCCGCCGGCTGGAGCGCGCGGACGACGCCGACCTGGAGCGGCAGCTCCACCTCATCCGCCAGGCCGTCCAGTTGGATGCACTGGCGCGGCGGCCCACGCCACGAACGCGCTCGAGCGGAGTGCCCGGCGCGGCGCCCGCCAGCCGGGACGCGCTCCTGGCCGCCAGCTCGGCCGTGGCGGAGCGGCTCGCGGCGCTGTGTTTCCGGGGGCCCAGGCGGGCGCGCTGGCTCGTGCCGCGCCGTCTGGAGGGACGCCACTGGACGCTCGCGGAGGCCGGGGCGGACCTCTACTTCGGACTGCCGGGCATCGCCCTGTTCCTCGGCCAGCTCGGCGCGGTGGGTGGAGAGCCACGGCATCGCGCGCTCGCCGAGGCCGCCACCGTCGCCTTGCGCGACCAGCTCCGCGCCACATCGGGGCGACGGACGTCCGGCGCCCTGGACAAGGTGGGCGCCTTCGACGGCTGGGGTGGCGTCCTCTACGCCTGCACGCACCTGGCGGACCTGTGGCGCGAGCCGGAGCTCTGGACGCTGGCGGAGTCCGTGCTCGAGCGGCTGCCCGAGGCCATCGACGCGGATGGGCACCATGACCTCGTCAGCGGCAACGCGGGCTGTCTGCTCGGCCTGCTGCGGCTCGCGGAGCAGCGCCCCACGTCCCAGGCCCTGTCCCTGGCGCGCAGGTGCGGCGAGCGGCTCCTCGCGGCGGCGCGGCCGGCGGGCGAGGGGCTCGGCTGGCTTCCACTCCGAGGCGCCTCACGCCCGCTCATGGGGCTGTCGCACGGCGCGGCGGGCATCGCCTGGGCACTGCTCGAGCTGGGCGCCGCCACGGGCGAGCCCCGCTGCTTCGAAGCCGTCAGGGGCGCACTGGCCTATGAGCGCGGAGGCTTCTCCCGTGAGCAGGGCAACTGGCCCGACCTGCGCGACGGCGCGCCCGAGGACGAGGCCGCCGAAGGAGGAGCGGCGGGCGGCGGGCATTTCCTCACGGCCTGGTGTCATGGCGCGCCCGGCATCGGCCTGTCGCGGTTGGTCATGCGCAAGCACCTGAAGGACGAGGCCCTGGAGCGCGAGCTCGACGAGGCCGTGGCCACCACGCTTCGCGCCGGCTTCGGCCTCAACCACAGCCTGTGTCATGGCGATTTGGGCAACCTCGATTTCCTCCTGGACGCCGCGCGGGCGCGAGGTGATGAAGCGCTCAAAGCGCGGGTGTATCTCCAGGCGGCGGGAGTGCTCGACGACATCCAACGGCAGGGGTGGCTGTACGGCACGCCCGGGGGAACACAACCCCCGGGGTTGATGGTGGGCCTCGCGGGCATCGGTCATGGGCTGCTGCGGCTGGCGTCGCCGGAGGACGTGCCTTCGGTGCTGAGCCTGGGAGCTCCGGGCAGGGCCGGTTTACGCCGTTGAAGCACAACGGCTACCATGCCCGGGCGGCACCACCTGCACGGAGGACACAATGAAGGAACTCTCCAGGGAAGACATCGTTCGCGCGTGGCGTGACCCGGACGTCTACCGCTCGCTCGACGAGACGCAGCGCGCCGCGCTCCCCGCGCATCCCTCGGGCCTGGTCGAGCTCTCGGATGCCGTGCTCGACGCCGTCCACGGCGGCTACAAGGACTCCGAGGGCACCCACTACTCGTTCTGTGACCCCACGGCCGACTGGTGCGACGACTGCAAGGGTGACGTCAACGCCGCCGCTTCGTGACGTGGCGGGCGGCGGACCTCAGCCCCCACGCGAGGCGGCGTTGCGAGCGGCGTGAACCAGCGCGGACAGGTCCCTGACGTCCGCGCCCACGTCCGCCGCCGGAGGCCGTGCCCGGTCCGGTGAGAACAGGCGCGCGGGCGTCTGGGATTGACCGCGCAGGAGGATGAACAGGCGCAGCGCGTCCCGCAGTCGCTCCACGTCCGGGCCTTCCTCACGACGGGCCTGCTGCGCCGCGCTCCACAGCCGCACCCACGCGGCCTCTTCGTTCCACGCTCCAGAAGGCCGCTCGCGCGCCAGCGCCGCCAGCTCCGCGGCCAGCTCGAACAGGGCCGCGCGTCCCTCACCGAAGGCCGCGCATGGCTCGAGCCGCGCGTCATGTGCGGAGCCCTCGCGAGCCGCCAGCCACACGAGCAGCTCCGGCACCTCCGCATCACCGGGCACCACCGGCGCAAGCCTCGCCTCCAGCAGCGCGCGCAGCCGGGCCCGGGCGACACCCGTCCAGAAGGCCGCGTGCAGCAACAACTCCGGCCCGCTGCGCGGCACCTGCAACGGCACGCGGGACGCGCGCTTCTCCAGGAACTCCTTCACGCGGCCGCTGGTGTCGAAGTGCTCCAGCCGCTGCCACAGCGTGGCCAGCGCCGTTTCCGCCAGGGGCAGCGCGCGCCGCAATTCATCCGCCTCGGCCGAGGTGAAGGGCAGCGGCCCTTCCGGCGCGGGGCGCTTGAAGACGCGCTCGAACACCTCGGCGGCGGCGCACGCGGCGCGCAGCTCCGGCAGGTTGCGCGGCAGCAGCTCCACGGCCCGGGCCCAGGTGCGCCGGCCCAGCAACGGGCCCGCCTCCAGCACCACCTCCTCCAGCTTCAACAGCGCCTCGCCGAGCGACTCCGGGCGCTCCTCCTCGGGCAGCCGCCGGAAGGCCGCGTGCTCCACGGCCTCGCGCAGCCGCTCCACCTCGGCCATCAGCTTCACGGGCGCGGCGTCGGCCGGCCAGCCTTCCGCGGCGGCGCGGCGTTTCAGCGCGGCGAGCGCGGCGTCCACGTCCGGCTGGGCCTGGGCCACCTCGCGGAGCAGCTCGAACTGCGCACGCACCCGGTCCTTCCAGAAGAAGGCGTCCAGCATGCCGCGCAGGGCCCGGTAACGAAGCCGCGTGGCCTCCAGGAGGTCCGCGCGGTCCTCCAGCCGAGCCCGCAGGTTGTCCGGGTGGGTGGCCACGCCCTCACTATACGAAGGCGGCTCGCGGCCGGCAGGCCCCCCCAGCCCCCGGGCCCTCACACGAGTGAACGGTGCGCGGCCTGCTTCCGTTGGCTTGGAGGCGCGACGCGAGCGGGAGGCGCCTCCGGGTACGTCCGTCGAGTTCAGGATGCGGCACGTCCACCCCGCGCGCGGTACGGCGCTCCGGGGTGGACCGCGCGGATCCGACTCAGACGCGCATGGGCATGACGACGGCGGTGAAGCTGCGGTCGCCGGGGGCGTGGAGGACGCCCGGGCTGTGCTCGTCGCCCAGCTCGAAGGAGACCTCATCCGTCTCGGTGACGGTGAGCACGTCCATGAGGTAGCGCGCGTTGAAGCCGATGGTGATGTCGTTGCCCCGGTAGGCCAACTCCAGCACGTCCTTGGCCTCGCCCAGGTCCGGGTTGCTCGCGGTGATGACGAGCTTGTTGTCCTCCAGGCCGATGCGAACCGCGTTGCTCTTGTCCGCCGACAGCAGGGCGATGCGCTTGAGCCCTTCGAGGAAGCGCGTCTTCGGCACGAGGACGACCTTCTCGCCCTGCTTGGGGATGACGCGCTGGTACTCGGGGAACTGGCCGTCGATGAGGCGCATCACCATGGTGAGGCCGGGCTTCTTGAACAGGGCGGAGTTCTCCGCGAAGCCCAGGTGGCACTCGGCGTCGGGGGCCTCGTCGAGCAGGCGCTTGAGCTCCATCAGGCCCTTGCGGGGGATGATGACGCCGCTCTTGAGCTTGAAGTCGCCTGGCACCTCGCGCTCGATGAGCGACAGGCGGTGGCCGTCGGTGGCCACCATGCGGACCTTGCCGTCCTCCTGGGGCTCGAAGAAGACGCCGTTGAGGATGTAGCGCGTCTCGTCGCTGGAGATGGCGAACTGGGTCTTCTTGATCATCTCCAGGAGGGTGTTGCCGCCCACCTGCACCAGGGGCGCGTTCTCCTCCTTGGGCAGCTTGGGGTACTCCTCGGCGGCCATGCCGACAATCTTGAAGTGGGCCGAGCCACTGGAGATGTCGACGTAGTTGTTGGCCAGCTTCTTGAGGGTGACCTGGGCGTCCGGGAGGTTCTGGACGATGTCGAAGACGTACTTGGCGCTGAGGGTGACGGCGCCCGTCTTGATGACCTCGGCGGGGTGCTCGGAGACGATTCCGATGTCCAGGTCGAACGCGGTGACGGTGATGCCGCCCTTGTTCGCGGTGACGAGCACGTTGGCGAGGATGGGCATCGTCGTCTTGCGCTCGACGATTCCCTGCGCGCGGTAGAGGGCCTTCTTCAGCTCGTCGGCGGCGATGCGGAATTCCATCGGAAGGTGTCCTTACGGGTCACGCCCCGGAGGGGCG contains these protein-coding regions:
- a CDS encoding DUF1990 family protein, which codes for MIEWRWLSGWTEEELVPRLDEARRQGRNYAAGAGEMTLEAGWSQVHSVGLLGHELPGPPHPDGIFERARKVLETFDFSDPRIVRWHFSADEPMRGRTVLLELKSLGQKLRYLCAVRVGGTRLEHDEKSSVYGFSFETLDGHIEAGREWFLLKKDHQTGEVRFHIEAAWRPGEFPNWWSRLGFTMVGRRYQRAWHRLTHVRLRELTRRRPDLVGQPASSGQMEHSGHELELGPVQFFAQFAPGRQKTQTDEEVEAVHRGQWLTPLGLGVLAGMRSMSAPTLVSRRLSQAPGPRTDPLAQALSKPWVPKVLGVLALGELVADKLPKTPARVTFLPMAGRIITGVLAGASSVSGQKRSVMALAGVLGGVAAVASTWAFYSLRKVATTRFKVPNVAAAFTEDALLAALASRLMPVVETRAE
- a CDS encoding type 2 lanthipeptide synthetase LanM family protein, with protein sequence MSPPPAGWPSLSTWSHALSLTERARARQRLPPASAPPPEARERADRLAARWHGQRPFEDPALWHARLAADGLDEPGWRELLVAREDWLSAQEAPPSWLELLQRAHAEAGAEAPAPPGLLAPVAPLMRWGLHQLRDGLRRLAPADAPPRFVPESVEASLLRLLERRLKSRLARTLALELHIAGLEGRLTGNTPEERFASFAASLGTSAAALELLGRYPVLARQLTVCVGDWVTFSLEVLGNLRRDWTALCERFLREEAPGPLLEVEGTAGDSHGGGRCVLMLRFQGGLRLVYKPRSLALEAGFHDLVRWLGPDLEPSLRPLVVLDRGDHGWVEFVRDAPCDSPAGLERFYLRQGLLLGLFHFLSATDFHYENLIAAGEQPVPVDLETLFHPAVPRARAPPPGDDGIEESVLRLGLLPQRILPLGGSAGIDISGLGATAGQKTPMDVLQLVDAGTERMRFVASPHHLGTPRSRPTLRGAPVELADHVDAITRGFTRIWRLLQQRRDALLAAEGPLAALADAEVRLVARPTRVYANLLSESAHPHHLQDAMERECLFDRLWLGAADAPFLQALMGPEKEDLERADIPRFSTRVGSRTVWDSQGRPLPVSLGESGLERVRRRLERADDADLERQLHLIRQAVQLDALARRPTPRTRSSGVPGAAPASRDALLAASSAVAERLAALCFRGPRRARWLVPRRLEGRHWTLAEAGADLYFGLPGIALFLGQLGAVGGEPRHRALAEAATVALRDQLRATSGRRTSGALDKVGAFDGWGGVLYACTHLADLWREPELWTLAESVLERLPEAIDADGHHDLVSGNAGCLLGLLRLAEQRPTSQALSLARRCGERLLAAARPAGEGLGWLPLRGASRPLMGLSHGAAGIAWALLELGAATGEPRCFEAVRGALAYERGGFSREQGNWPDLRDGAPEDEAAEGGAAGGGHFLTAWCHGAPGIGLSRLVMRKHLKDEALERELDEAVATTLRAGFGLNHSLCHGDLGNLDFLLDAARARGDEALKARVYLQAAGVLDDIQRQGWLYGTPGGTQPPGLMVGLAGIGHGLLRLASPEDVPSVLSLGAPGRAGLRR
- a CDS encoding mersacidin/lichenicidin family type 2 lantibiotic: MKELSREDIVRAWRDPDVYRSLDETQRAALPAHPSGLVELSDAVLDAVHGGYKDSEGTHYSFCDPTADWCDDCKGDVNAAAS
- the dnaN gene encoding DNA polymerase III subunit beta, which codes for MEFRIAADELKKALYRAQGIVERKTTMPILANVLVTANKGGITVTAFDLDIGIVSEHPAEVIKTGAVTLSAKYVFDIVQNLPDAQVTLKKLANNYVDISSGSAHFKIVGMAAEEYPKLPKEENAPLVQVGGNTLLEMIKKTQFAISSDETRYILNGVFFEPQEDGKVRMVATDGHRLSLIEREVPGDFKLKSGVIIPRKGLMELKRLLDEAPDAECHLGFAENSALFKKPGLTMVMRLIDGQFPEYQRVIPKQGEKVVLVPKTRFLEGLKRIALLSADKSNAVRIGLEDNKLVITASNPDLGEAKDVLELAYRGNDITIGFNARYLMDVLTVTETDEVSFELGDEHSPGVLHAPGDRSFTAVVMPMRV